The Candidatus Margulisiibacteriota bacterium genome window below encodes:
- a CDS encoding helix-turn-helix domain-containing protein, translating to VARYEKPHKPDKKLLLALGRRLRFLRERQKLTIEQLSAAADINFKYLQRCETGRSNPSISILFAIAGGLEIRPEKIITGIKKS from the coding sequence GTGGCTCGATATGAAAAACCGCACAAACCGGATAAAAAATTATTGCTGGCTCTGGGCAGACGGCTCCGGTTCCTGCGTGAGCGCCAAAAATTAACCATCGAGCAGTTGAGCGCGGCTGCGGACATCAATTTCAAATATCTGCAGCGCTGCGAGACCGGACGAAGCAATCCGTCTATTTCCATATTATTCGCCATAGCCGGCGGACTGGAGATAAGACCGGAGAAAATTATTACGGGAATAAAAAAATCCTAA